One Gemmatimonadota bacterium DNA window includes the following coding sequences:
- a CDS encoding DUF4143 domain-containing protein — translation MLHRFIEERKLRFVLCGSSARKLKRAGVNLLAGRALRRAMHPFVPEELRKRFDLEDALRNGLLPAVWDSEDRSETFTAYTQIYLREEIQSEALVRNLPGFARFLPLATLFHAQAMNANDISREAQVSRSTVTSYLEILEETLLCIRLPAFEGKLRVRERKLPKWYWCDPGIVRAMKNQKGPVAPEERGVLFKGLVAQLIRSYKDYRDLCEVWYYWATAAQNRTEVDFLLERGGDFVAIEVKSGGTYSRSWCTGLRAVAGLDGLCRRIIVYPEGPELQTEDGIEVLPFPVFSNLLADDDLWP, via the coding sequence ATGCTGCATCGTTTTATCGAAGAGCGGAAGCTGCGGTTCGTCCTGTGCGGGTCCAGTGCAAGGAAACTCAAGCGGGCCGGCGTCAATCTGCTGGCGGGTCGGGCATTGCGCCGCGCGATGCATCCCTTCGTACCTGAGGAACTGCGGAAACGTTTCGACCTGGAGGACGCACTGCGAAACGGGTTGTTGCCCGCCGTCTGGGATTCGGAGGACCGGTCGGAGACGTTCACCGCCTACACGCAGATTTATCTCAGGGAAGAGATCCAATCCGAAGCATTGGTGCGCAATCTGCCCGGCTTCGCGCGGTTTCTTCCGCTGGCAACGTTATTCCACGCCCAAGCTATGAACGCCAACGACATTTCCCGGGAAGCGCAGGTGTCACGGTCGACAGTGACCAGTTACCTGGAGATCCTCGAGGAGACCCTCCTGTGCATCCGGTTGCCGGCGTTCGAGGGTAAACTCCGCGTACGGGAAAGGAAGCTGCCCAAATGGTACTGGTGCGATCCAGGTATTGTACGTGCCATGAAAAACCAGAAGGGACCGGTCGCACCGGAGGAACGTGGCGTCCTCTTTAAAGGGTTGGTCGCGCAGTTGATCCGGTCGTACAAGGATTACCGAGATCTTTGCGAAGTATGGTACTACTGGGCAACGGCCGCGCAGAATAGGACTGAAGTGGATTTTCTACTTGAACGCGGGGGCGATTTTGTTGCTATCGAAGTAAAATCCGGCGGCACGTACTCTCGTTCCTGGTGCACAGGATTGAGAGCGGTGGCCGGTCTGGACGGCCTTTGCCGGCGGATCATTGTCTACCCAGAAGGACCGGAGTTGCAGACCGAGGACGGCATTGAGGTCCTGCCTTTTCCGGTTTTCTCCAACCTGCTGGCTGATGACGATCTGTGGCCGTGA
- a CDS encoding phytanoyl-CoA dioxygenase family protein has translation MSPEQAKDKRQQLIRDGFCVVDKILSDSFLQELRIESERMMENWVPPPDVRYQGQHVTAQGTENPTIQKLLDWPATRRALEQMGLGDFTSTGGVILLTKDPGEPALYWHQDWMQWNDPMSCSPWPQIIFVSYYLSDTSRENGCLKIIPGTHLKRIPLHDQMVPAHEQGARFIAEDHPTMFSDHPDQVEVCVKAGDLVLADARVLHSAHRNLTDERRTLVLAWHRRPDTVPAYWTDPVPAIIAERDPEAEYPGSRIPGELLREV, from the coding sequence ATGTCCCCCGAACAAGCTAAAGATAAACGCCAACAGCTAATTCGCGACGGTTTCTGCGTGGTCGACAAAATCCTCAGCGACTCCTTCCTTCAGGAGCTGCGCATCGAATCCGAGCGCATGATGGAAAACTGGGTGCCGCCACCCGATGTCAGGTACCAGGGCCAGCACGTTACCGCGCAGGGGACTGAGAACCCGACCATTCAGAAACTGCTCGACTGGCCTGCCACGCGGCGTGCCCTTGAACAGATGGGTCTGGGCGATTTTACCAGCACCGGTGGTGTCATCCTCCTCACCAAGGATCCCGGAGAACCGGCACTGTACTGGCACCAGGACTGGATGCAGTGGAACGATCCGATGAGTTGCTCTCCCTGGCCGCAGATCATCTTCGTGTCCTACTACCTGAGCGATACATCGCGAGAGAACGGATGCCTCAAGATCATCCCCGGCACCCATCTTAAACGCATCCCGCTGCACGACCAGATGGTGCCGGCTCATGAACAGGGCGCCCGCTTCATTGCCGAAGATCATCCCACGATGTTCAGCGACCACCCGGACCAGGTCGAGGTCTGCGTCAAGGCCGGTGACCTGGTACTGGCCGATGCCCGTGTGCTGCACTCGGCGCATCGGAACCTGACCGACGAGCGCCGCACCCTGGTACTGGCCTGGCACAGACGCCCCGACACCGTGCCGGCCTATTGGACCGATCCGGTTCCGGCCATCATCGCCGAGCGCGACCCCGAGGCGGAGTATCCCGGATCCAGGATTCCGGGCGAACTGCTGCGGGAGGTGTGA
- a CDS encoding gamma-glutamylcyclotransferase, which produces MPLCYFAYGSNMLTKRLQNRCPGAVSKERAYADDWIIKFSKPSKDCSGKATLSPKNGCRTPGMLFEIPCSEVCCLDKSEGVGYERCDTFCVRLAESGKIVPVATYLATFTKPDLQPYDWYLALVIAGAREHIPDEDHHEMLRQVTYMRDPRGDREERMKAKKVLAEAGYTDHWSLLNRDLCESATRSV; this is translated from the coding sequence ATGCCTTTGTGTTACTTTGCTTATGGCTCGAATATGCTGACCAAGCGGTTGCAAAATCGTTGTCCTGGGGCTGTTTCGAAGGAGCGTGCATACGCCGACGACTGGATTATCAAATTCAGTAAGCCCAGTAAAGATTGTTCCGGAAAAGCGACGCTTAGTCCGAAGAATGGTTGCCGAACTCCCGGCATGCTGTTTGAGATTCCGTGTTCGGAGGTTTGCTGCCTCGACAAGTCCGAAGGGGTTGGTTACGAACGTTGCGACACGTTTTGCGTTCGGCTGGCTGAAAGCGGCAAAATCGTTCCGGTGGCGACCTACTTGGCCACGTTTACCAAACCCGATCTCCAGCCTTACGACTGGTATCTTGCGCTCGTGATAGCAGGCGCGCGGGAGCACATTCCAGACGAAGACCATCACGAGATGCTGCGTCAGGTAACTTACATGCGCGATCCCCGTGGTGACCGCGAAGAACGGATGAAAGCAAAGAAGGTTCTGGCCGAGGCTGGTTACACTGACCATTGGAGTCTCCTAAATCGTGACTTATGCGAGTCAGCTACGCGGTCGGTCTGA
- the gatB gene encoding Asp-tRNA(Asn)/Glu-tRNA(Gln) amidotransferase subunit GatB, translating to MNYESVIGLEVHAQLLTNSKIFCGCPVAFGCEPNSRVCPICLGMPGVLPVLNRRAVEYTIRMALAVDGHVAETSAFARKNYFYPDLPKGYQISQYDRAGEPISLAGGIEIEGEDGPRFVRLRRIHLEEEAGKSIHNEPGYDPDLSYIDFNRTGVPLMEIVSEPDIRSPREASAYLARLRQILQYIGVCDGNMDEGSLRCDANVSIRKPGDPLGELVEIKNMNSMRSMERALEFEIARQSELLDDGGTVVRQTRLWNEEKRETFPMRSKEEAHDYRYFPDPDLVTVEIARSWVDEIGEDLPELPDVRMRRFVDDYGLPQDMARQLTENRARADYFEACVGQASGAAARDATRDEAGSAAGEAAGRTVDGAADEARTVSNWMLSELLRVQHENRMDQQTLEARIPPDHLAQLLGQIKEGKISGKIGKDVLDIMAETGKAPAKVIEEQGLVQISDTGELESVVGGILAEHPDDVAEYRAGKTKLLGFFMGQVMRATQGKANPKMVNELLRKKLAEG from the coding sequence ATGAACTACGAATCCGTAATCGGGCTCGAAGTGCACGCCCAGCTCCTGACCAACTCGAAGATCTTCTGCGGGTGCCCGGTGGCCTTCGGCTGCGAGCCGAATAGCCGCGTCTGCCCCATCTGCCTCGGCATGCCCGGCGTCCTGCCCGTTCTGAACCGCCGCGCCGTCGAATACACGATCCGCATGGCCCTGGCCGTGGACGGCCATGTTGCTGAAACCAGCGCCTTCGCCCGCAAGAACTACTTCTACCCGGACCTGCCCAAGGGCTACCAGATTTCGCAGTACGACCGGGCGGGCGAGCCCATCTCCCTGGCCGGCGGCATCGAGATCGAGGGCGAGGACGGTCCCCGCTTCGTCCGGCTTCGGCGGATCCACCTGGAGGAGGAAGCGGGCAAGTCCATCCACAACGAACCCGGGTACGATCCGGACCTGAGCTACATCGACTTCAACCGTACGGGCGTGCCCCTCATGGAGATCGTCAGCGAGCCGGATATCCGCAGCCCCCGCGAAGCCTCGGCCTACCTCGCCCGTCTGCGGCAGATCCTGCAGTACATCGGCGTCTGCGACGGCAATATGGATGAGGGCAGCCTGCGTTGCGACGCCAACGTGTCTATCCGCAAGCCCGGCGATCCCCTGGGCGAACTCGTCGAGATCAAGAACATGAACTCCATGCGGTCCATGGAACGGGCGCTGGAATTCGAAATCGCCAGGCAGTCCGAGCTGCTCGACGACGGCGGTACCGTCGTGCGCCAGACCCGCCTGTGGAACGAGGAAAAAAGAGAGACCTTTCCCATGCGGTCGAAGGAGGAAGCCCACGACTACCGGTACTTCCCCGACCCCGATCTTGTTACCGTCGAAATCGCCCGTTCCTGGGTGGACGAGATCGGCGAAGACCTGCCCGAGCTCCCCGATGTTCGCATGCGGCGCTTCGTCGATGACTACGGACTGCCACAGGACATGGCGCGGCAACTGACGGAGAATCGGGCCCGGGCCGACTACTTCGAGGCATGCGTCGGCCAGGCATCCGGCGCAGCAGCCCGCGATGCAACCAGAGATGAGGCTGGCAGCGCGGCTGGCGAAGCGGCCGGCAGAACAGTTGACGGAGCGGCCGACGAAGCGCGCACCGTCAGCAACTGGATGCTCAGCGAACTCCTGCGCGTCCAGCACGAGAACCGCATGGACCAGCAGACCCTCGAAGCCCGCATTCCACCCGATCACCTCGCCCAGCTCCTCGGACAGATCAAGGAAGGCAAGATCAGCGGCAAAATCGGCAAGGACGTCCTCGACATCATGGCCGAAACCGGCAAAGCGCCGGCCAAGGTTATCGAAGAACAGGGCCTCGTACAGATCTCGGATACCGGCGAACTCGAAAGCGTCGTCGGCGGCATCCTCGCCGAACACCCGGACGACGTCGCCGAATACCGGGCCGGCAAAACCAAGCTCCTGGGCTTCTTCATGGGCCAAGTCATGCGCGCGACCCAGGGCAAGGCGAATCCGAAGATGGTGAACGAGTTGCTCCGGAAGAAGCTGGCGGAAGGTTGA
- a CDS encoding amidase family protein, protein MAAHELAPRIKSGEVTAEEVARAVLRLIEAKDPAINAYLAVQPETVIEDAREVDRRVAAGEETGPLAGVPIAIKDAICTKGLETTCASRILEGFVPPYDATVIARLREADAVIIGKTNMDQFGMGSSNENTSFEVCRNPLDTDRVPGGSSGGSAAALAAGTAVLALGEDTGGSIRQPAAFCGVVGLKPTYGRVSRYGIIAYGSSFDQVGPMARNVEDCARLLGVIAGHDPMDTTSSSEAVPDYTASLKQGIEGVRIGVPEEYMAEGLDAAVKENVNRAIERMESLGARVESVRLPHTEYAVAAYYILVTAEASSNLARYDGVKYGYRGEGGASIRGPGGDGSVGGASTGEVAVGTAAEATAGGSGGGVAAQPPAPEDRLDAMYGSTRSGGFGLEVKRRIMLGTYVLSAGYYDAYYDKAQRVRTLIKSDFDQAFEKVDLLVAPTTPTTAFRIGEKIDDPLQMYLSDVYTVPINLAGVPAISLPCGKDPGGMPIGLQIIGPHFGEERILRAAYAFEEATRP, encoded by the coding sequence ATGGCGGCCCACGAACTGGCGCCGCGAATCAAGTCGGGCGAGGTGACGGCGGAAGAGGTGGCCAGGGCAGTACTGCGCCTGATCGAAGCGAAAGACCCCGCTATAAACGCCTATCTCGCCGTCCAGCCTGAAACGGTGATCGAAGACGCCCGGGAAGTGGACCGGCGCGTCGCCGCGGGCGAAGAGACCGGACCACTGGCCGGCGTCCCCATCGCCATCAAGGACGCCATCTGCACGAAGGGCCTGGAAACCACCTGCGCGTCCAGGATCCTCGAGGGATTCGTGCCGCCATACGACGCCACGGTCATTGCCCGGTTGCGCGAGGCGGACGCCGTGATCATCGGCAAGACAAACATGGACCAGTTCGGCATGGGATCCTCCAACGAAAACACCAGTTTCGAGGTTTGCCGGAACCCCCTGGACACCGACCGGGTCCCAGGCGGCTCGAGCGGCGGTTCCGCCGCGGCCCTGGCGGCGGGCACGGCGGTCCTGGCCCTGGGCGAGGACACCGGCGGATCGATCCGCCAGCCCGCGGCCTTCTGCGGCGTCGTGGGGCTCAAGCCTACCTACGGGCGGGTCTCCCGCTACGGCATCATCGCCTACGGATCCTCCTTCGACCAGGTCGGCCCCATGGCCCGCAACGTCGAAGACTGTGCCCGGCTCCTGGGCGTCATCGCGGGCCACGACCCCATGGATACCACGTCGTCTTCGGAAGCGGTGCCGGACTACACGGCATCCCTGAAGCAGGGCATCGAAGGGGTGCGCATCGGCGTGCCTGAAGAATACATGGCCGAGGGACTCGATGCCGCCGTAAAGGAAAACGTAAACCGGGCGATCGAACGCATGGAATCCCTCGGCGCGCGCGTGGAAAGCGTTCGCCTGCCTCACACCGAGTACGCCGTGGCCGCGTACTACATCCTCGTCACCGCGGAAGCCTCCTCCAACCTGGCCCGGTACGACGGCGTGAAGTACGGGTACCGGGGCGAGGGCGGCGCGTCGATTCGAGGGCCGGGCGGCGACGGATCGGTCGGCGGCGCATCGACTGGAGAAGTGGCAGTAGGGACGGCCGCTGAAGCGACCGCCGGAGGATCAGGTGGTGGGGTCGCCGCGCAACCACCCGCGCCCGAAGACCGGCTGGACGCCATGTACGGATCGACCCGCAGCGGGGGGTTCGGCCTCGAGGTGAAACGCCGCATCATGCTTGGCACCTACGTGCTCAGCGCCGGCTATTACGACGCCTACTACGACAAGGCCCAGCGCGTGCGCACGCTCATCAAGAGCGACTTCGACCAGGCCTTCGAGAAGGTCGATCTCCTGGTGGCGCCCACCACGCCCACCACCGCTTTCAGGATCGGCGAGAAGATCGACGACCCGCTGCAGATGTACCTGTCCGATGTATATACCGTACCTATCAACCTCGCCGGCGTGCCGGCCATCTCTCTGCCCTGTGGTAAGGATCCCGGCGGTATGCCCATCGGCCTGCAGATCATCGGGCCGCATTTCGGCGAAGAACGGATCCTCCGGGCAGCGTACGCCTTCGAGGAGGCTACGCGGCCATGA